From the genome of Hippocampus zosterae strain Florida chromosome 8, ASM2543408v3, whole genome shotgun sequence:
TCTGCCCATAATTATtattctgatgatgatgatgattattattattactgttgttGTTACCACGAATGCATTTTCAACACCCCTTATCCTGAACATGGTCaaggggagttgctggagccaatcccagctgaatttgggcagaaggcagattgtgtgtgtcagtgtgtggtATTTTTTTCTATATTGTAGCAacataggggcggcccggtagtccagtggttggcacgtcggcttcacagtgcagaggtaccgggttcgattccagctccggcctctctgtgtggagtttgcatgttctccccgggcctgcgtgggttttctccgggtgctccggtttcctcccacattccaaaaacatgcgtggcaggctgattggacgctctaaattgtccctaggtgtgagtgtgagtgcgaatggttgttcgtctctgtgtgccctgcgattggctggcaaccgattcagggtgtcccccgcctactgcccggagacggctgggataggctccagcaccccccgcgaccctcgtgaggatcaagcggttaggaagatgaatgaatgaatgtagcaACATAActgacgtttaaaaaaacaacgcaTGAAAATAGCTTACAAATCAGAGAGCTCAGATTTTTAAACGCGTTCATACGGAAGCAATAAATTTATGTGGGGCAACGGGTCCTTTGTCAGACTCCCAATTCAAACGGCGCCCAGTCTTTACGACAATCTTTACGACATATAAGAACAAACCACTTTGCGACTGTATTGGAGGTTGATTCAAAATGGAGTAAGGTTATGAAGACGTAAACGATTGAATGCGGTTTTGTATTACAGTAATCAACATTGTGTGCAATTTATCTTCAATGATCCATGTGCGCAAGAAAATACATAGCCCGACATAATGACTGAAGACAAGAAGACAGGCTCTTTAGGCTTCTTTGCGAGTTACGACGATTTGAGCGACAGTAGCGACTCGGACGAAGAGGCTGACCGCCGCCGCAGAGATTCGAGACACAAACCAGAGATCGAAGCAACGAGAAGTAAACCGAACTCTTCCGATCAAGAAAGCAAACGAGAAACCGGTGAAAATCGTTTGCCTAAACCAGACGAGCTCTTTAACTCGGTGTCCAAACCAACGTTTCTTTACAATCCTCTGAATAAGGAGATCGACTGGGATAAATTGACGGTGAAAGCTCCCGAAGAGGTAACTTGAGCTGTGAGATTTAAATTGTCATACGAACTATTCATAAATTAATCAGCTACATCGAATGGCCTGAGGTCCAGGCATACACAGACGACAGATACAATATGAGCAACAAGAtacaagaaatgggaatgctcaTTGAGCCAATAAGACTTTAAAGGACAATGAGGTGGCTCTATATCAGCAATTCCCAGTCCTCTGTTTGGTTCGTCTCAGCAAAATTGGTTCCAGTCCACTTTTGATTAGTGAGAACATCGATAGTGATCTGCACAACTAACAAACAACTAGTACCTCGGATGAGTATGATGATTTGATGCTTTGTGGCTTTATTAGATAAAACGGTTTCTAAACTGGTCCAAATAATGTATGTGATACAGCTGCACACTTTTATACTGCATTTTTGATTAGTATTGATGGTTGGCTTCTATAATTGCACTGTGACAGTAGTGATAAGAGAGGTGGATTAAGTCGGCAAAGAACCCACTGGAAAGCCTACCTACCATATGTACTTCTTTCATtgattatttgtatttaaaagAATGCTGTAGCAGTCTGCTCAATGTTTCTCCATTGTTCATTCTGCTTCCCTCTGCTGTTTTCAGGCACCCAAGGAATTTAAGCCATGGATGACAAATGCtgtgcccccaccccaaagTTATGCAGCAGAGCCTGAGAAGAAGAAGGGACCTCCTCCGGGTATGGACATGGCCATAAAATGGTCCAATGTGTATGAGGACAATGGAGAAGATGCACCAAAGGCTCACACAGGAAAAGCCCAGTTCCTTCCACCAGAAGAGCAGCACGTTGACTCAGGTCAGTACACTTTGttattaccggtatatatttatGGAATATGTAtggaaagacaaattgcatgtgccAATATGGTAGCATATTGTGATGTTTGTAGTGTAAGGTGCAACTTTTTTCCCTCAAGCTTTAAAGCAGTTAATCGCGGACCATTACCATGATATCTATATAAAATGGAGCAAATCATTTTTACGTCTAAACATAATTAGCTGTATTTGCCATTATGGTGAGAAATGTTATTGCAATTTTAATCTTTGCTGGTCTAGAAAATCTCTCTGTCAAACCAATTCATTCATATTAGATGTGGGTGCTGCTACTCTTCCTACTTTGAGCTCTCAGTGTCTGTACCACGACTTGataacagggatggcaattttccgcggatacgcaAAAATCCGCCCTTttgtttcttaaattgatcatttttgtgaatcgtctaaatccgttgagaaaattttaggggggggtcaggtaccttatcgtcgagttttcacgagctcacccgatcagtctttccatcttccgattgtaaacagccctgcgattggacgtgtatgatgtcttacttgttgtgattggtcgccccgtgccggccacgcccctttcctcCTTTtgcatcactagccattgccatccctgtcaTAAGGAGAGAATATCACATGATTGCCACCCATCAATCTTTGACAACCTAAAGGTAACGATAATGTGCTTGTGTATTACGACAAACAAAGACTAAACTTAGCTCCTACGCAACATACAAAGATCTTAGTCTTTTATTTGAGATGAATAACTTCAACAATACAATCCACGAGAGCATTTCCGACTCTCCTATTACACAGGGCTTTGGAGTCATCCATAGGTGGGGTTTGACCGTGTGGAATATATAAGAAAAACAACTTTGCCAGCATATGTTTGTTGGCCTGCTCTCATTAGCCACATTATTAGGTACGGAAGCTAATGAGATCTAAAGTGTGAAATTGTACCTCTTCAAAGATATTAAAATGCActgtctgacatttttttgcaacactGACATTGTCTAATTATAAGTGCAAATCTGTACACTCATACATGAGTACGTCACTTACGGTGTCAGGCAAAGTTAAGTGTTGGTGTCTTAAGAAAGGCAGCATTTATTATACTGCGATTGTATGAGATGGCTAGAAAGTTGGTGGTCATAGGCTGCTAATGAAGTGGCTATGAAGGGACTGTCGAAGAAGCAACTTTGTTACAAAGGAATGGCAAACTGCCAGCAAAATCCTAATGGCGGCAAtaatgaaaatatcaaaactcACCCAACAGCTCTTTAACTTGAGAGACTTGAGCGCTTGTGTTGGCTCTGTTTTTGTTGAATACTGTTGACTTTAACCATTTATAATTGTGACTGTTCCACTGCAACCCTCTTGTTTGCTGATTAGATGAGGAGTCCAAGACGTCACCTTCGTCAGCCAAGAAACGTAAGGTGGAGAGCTTCCAGCAAAAGGAGAAGCGGAAGAGAGACATGGGACAGGCCACGTCTGACAAGAGTTttgttgaagaggaaaaaagaaTCCTCAGACAAAAGATTGAATGAAATCCAAAGTTGCCCCAAAAAGAAATCAGTTTCATTatgatcattatttttattaactttttaTGTTTCATCAGTAAAGAGCACATGGGGCATTTAGATTGATCTCATGACTCTCAATTGGACTGCAAAGCGTTTGAGTGCAACTGGACTAAAGTGTCTTTGATGTGATGTAATTTATCATGGCGTTTGTTTTCACCTTAGCTTTATTGTCTTGGTGCACAAATGCAGCCCGCTCACCATTTTTAATACTACCGGTACTCTTCTACTTGCATTCGCAGTGACAGGTTGTCTTGAGCCAATTCATAGTACTCCAAATAGCAGATTTTGCGTCACCTTTCCTTGATGCACCAAACGTGTCGTTTCAATAAAATTGTTAAGAGAAGGTAAATAATTAGTGGGTTTTGCTACGGTTGTGGAAAATTGTAGCAAGAATTTGTAGTCCTAGTGaatagaaataaaatatatattttttgtatttgattttcAGTTACATATCATGAGCTGAACAAATGTTTGTGTAGTGGTCTGCGTGTTTTTATCACAGGTTTTACTGAATTCAGTATTGTACAATGATCCCTCGCCACTTTGGGCTTCAAGTTTTGTGGCTTCGGTGtttcttgtgtgggtttttttcccaatattaAAAAAGAATTACAGCCATATTGGCACCCATATTGCGGAAAGACATGTTGATGTGAGAGAGCAGGTTTTCCTGCATGCTGAACAAAAAGCTGCAGCTTGTCGGAAATGGCACCATTAATAGAGACACATTGCTTTCACGCGGTGAAAGGAGGTGGGGAGAGGGTAGTCCACAGCCTTGACACCGACAGCTCAGGTGAAGGCTAAAATGACAGCTGAAACTTTCAGCTCAgtcagtttttttcttcattaaaaaacCTTGttgtctgatttaaaaaaaagaaaagaaaccgtAAACCTATTTCAACTCCCGGGAATAAGAAGACACGGTGAACGTCATAGGGCTGCCCATCACCATGATTTTCTACGATTTAAAAACCTCATTCTCCAGCCTACGAGTCAAGTGAGAGCTGCCTCCTATGCCACCAACACACGCCTCTTCACctctctcagaaggcaatgTTCATTACTATGTAAGGatttatcattaaatatttgagtAAATACGTGTACTGTTGCAATCCTTGTCGCAAATAtgtaaagtaaaaacaaaaactttacaTATTTGATACATGCTGATGATACCTGTGATGTTGCCTACAATAACATCAGACAATGTCTGTCAACTGACTGTAGTCTCAGATTTTCACCAATAGAGGGTGCTAACATGCTGTGGAACAGTCGTGAAATCCCATTTCACGTTTAACTGTATGCAAACATTCCATCCACATACAAACATGAAAATTCCTAAAGGCTGGTGGTCGCAAATCCTACTACACGCTTTTCACTTTTCATGAGGGGGTGGGTCCGGTAGCAATTAACCGCGTAAAACGAAGGATTTTTATATTTGTCTATTCTACTGCCAGAAAGAAATGTGTTGCGCTACTTTTTTCACCAGATGGCACCATTACACCACTCCAAAATCCACTGCCTTGTGCTGTTGGAAGTCAGACAGTTTGTATGTTTGCAtagttttctccgagtacttcagtttgctcccacattccggAAACAAGCATCGTAGGTTGATTGAACCCTCTAAATCAGGGATGTCaaaaggccacattgtagttacccttggtgggccgttatgaattttgggaaaccatataatttTTTAATCACCTCTACATgttacatacacagcacacaaatGGATGGAACATTTGTGTAGTGGTCTGCGTGTTTTTATCACAGGTTTTACTGAATTCAGTATTGTACAATGATCCCTCGCCACTTTGGGCttcaagttttgtggcttaaaacttgagactagttttaaaatcagacgtcaagaataatgactgttattgtggattacatgtgacaatttgacattttggttcggACTTTAGCAAACATCGTGGAACTTGTTTTCGcaggccacgtaaaatgatgtggcgggccagatctggcccccgcgcCTTCACCCGAAACTTATTctctaaattgtctttaggtgtgattgttagtgtgaatagttgtttccctatgtgtgccctgcgacggGCATGgtaaccagttgagggtgtaccctCTCTACCTCCCATTGACAGATGGAACAGCTCCAGGACACCCGTGAAGactgatggatgaatggatggctcgAGGATCTGCCAACCCTTATCAATGCACTTGCTCGCATCAAgtagaaaaacgttttttgtatTCTGTCTCTGTCAGCAAAAAGAAATGTAGTTTCCCAAATTTCATTGTATGGCATTTGACAGACGGAGCATTTTTACCATATGTAGGTGTGCGCacacaaatttattttttgaattatcTGTGGCCACTGGAGCAATTCTTCtgcaagcaaagaaaaaaaaacaacccatcaACTTAGAAACAGTTAGGCAATCACGTGAATGCTTCCAGCCTATCTGTCATCATAGGTAGACATGAAATTGCTTCTGATAAGATTCCAGCTTCCAGGAACTTCCAGCTCTTGTCTGTAGTGCGTACCCACAGACTGATTGTATCAACCATGTTCAGACTGAAATAACCAGAGAAGTCAAAGTCATTATAGTTGAAGTCCTCATTCCACTTGCCGCTGAAAATATGTTagatatttgttttgaaaatcgtATTTAATCTCTCAATAGAGACATTGattggtaatttttttccaaatatgacACAGTTTGGGGTACACCAAAAAAGCTGCATACCAGATATTGAAttcatctctttttttccacccacaGCATTCGATACACCTGCAGAGTTCGAAATCTGTGAATGTGTGAAAGGGTTCTATCATA
Proteins encoded in this window:
- the c8h1orf52 gene encoding UPF0690 protein C1orf52 homolog, translated to MTEDKKTGSLGFFASYDDLSDSSDSDEEADRRRRDSRHKPEIEATRSKPNSSDQESKRETGENRLPKPDELFNSVSKPTFLYNPLNKEIDWDKLTVKAPEEAPKEFKPWMTNAVPPPQSYAAEPEKKKGPPPGMDMAIKWSNVYEDNGEDAPKAHTGKAQFLPPEEQHVDSDEESKTSPSSAKKRKVESFQQKEKRKRDMGQATSDKSFVEEEKRILRQKIE